CCCGAGAACAAGGCCGACGTCGTTCCGTGCGGGGTGGACACCGAACGGTTCCGGCCGGACGGACCGCTCGCCGAGCGCGGCACCGCCCACCGCCACCGGCTGCTGCAGCTGGGCCGGCTCGTGCCCCGCAAGGGGGCGGCCGTGTCCATCGCGGCCCTCGCCCACCTGCCCGAAGCCGAGCTCCTGATCGCGGGCGGACCCCCGTCCGACGTCCTCGACGGCGACCCCGAGGTGCGGCGGTTGCGCGCCATCGCCCGCGAGGCCGGGGTCCTCGACCGCGTGCGCTTCGTCGGCGCGGTGCCCTGCGACCAGGTGCCCGCCCTGCTGCGCAGCGCCGACGTCGTGCTGTGCCCGGCGGACTACGAGCCGTTCGGCATCGTGCCGCTGGAGGCCATGGCCTGCGGCCGGCCGGTCGTGGCGAGCGCGGTCGGCGGTCAGCAGGACACGGTCGCCGACCGCGAGACCGGACGACTCGTGCCCCCGGGCGACGTCCTCGCGCTCGCGTCGGCCACCGCCGAACTGCTGGCCGACGACACGGTGTGCCAGGCGTACGGGACTGCCGGACGGCGGCGCGTCCTGACCCGGTACGCGTGGTCCCAGGTCGCCGCCGCGACGGAACGGTCCTACCGCTCGGTGCTCGCCGGGCGGCTGGTGGCCGCCGGGACGACGTGAGCCCCCGGCCGTCCATCCGCCCCCGTCCACCGTCCTCCGTCCCCGCCTGCCACCGTGCGCGTGCCCGCCGAACGTCTCCGGCCGGACACGACCGGACCGGTTTCCGCGCAGTACCGATTGCCTGAAGGAGGTGGGATGCGGACCGCTCTCGCGAGCGGCCCGCATCCGACGCCATGAGCCGGACTTCCGAAACCACAGCCCAACAGCACTGCCAGGAACTGGAGGCAGCACTGCGACGTCTGCGCGGCCACGGTCTGGACCAGCTCGCGCACTGGGGTCGCCGACTCGCCGCGGTGCTCCCCGCCGGAGGCCGCCTCCTCGCGGCGGGCAACGGCGGCAGCGCTGCCCAGGCACAGCACCTGACGGCGGAGCTGGTCGGCCGCTACCGCGACGAGCGGCCGGCCTACTCCGCCATCGCCCTGCACGCGGAGACGTCCACCGTGACCGCCATCGGCAACGACTACGGATTCGAGCAGGTCTTCGCCCGGCAGGTCGCCGCGCACGGCCGGGACGGCGACGTGCTGGTCCTGCTGTCGACATCGGGGCGCAGCGGCAACCTGCTGTCGGCCGCGATGACGGCCCGCGCCGCGGGCGTGGAGGTCTGGGCCCTGACCGGAGCCGCCCCCAACCCGCTGGCGGAAGCCGTCGACCAGGCCCTGTGCATCGACGCCGCCTCGACGGCGACGGTGCAGGAGGCACACCTGGTGGCCGTGCACCTGCTGTGCGAGTCCTTCGACGCGGCCCTCGCCTCGTCCGGCGCCGCCGTCAGGAGAGCGCCCCGGCGCGTCGCCACCACCCTCCGGATGCCCCGGTGACCGGCCGCGCGCCGCTGGTCGTGGTCGGTGACGTCCTTCTGGACCGCGACATCCGGGGGAGCGCGTCCCGTCTCGCCCCGGACGCGCCGGCGCCCGTCGTCGACGTCACGGACGACCTCGCACGACCCGGCGGCGCGGGACTGGCCGCCGTGCTGGCAGCCCGTTCCGGCCGGGAAGTCGTCCTGGTCACGGCCCTGGGCGAGGACCGTGCCAGCCATCGCGTGCGGGAGGCACTGGACGACCGTGTCCGGCTGGTCGAGCTGCCGCTGGACGGCTCCCTGCCGGTCAAGACGCGGGTACTGGCCGACGGCCGCCCCCTGGTCCGGATCGACCGGGGCGGCGGCGAGGTCGGCGCCCCCGGCCCTGCCGCGGCCCGGGCGCTGGCCGACGCGCACGCCGTCCTCGTGGCGGACTACGGCCGGGGCACGGCGCAGGCGCTGCGGCCCCTGCTGACCGACTGCGCGCGCCGCGTACCCCTGGTGTGGGACCCGCACCCGCGGGGTGGACCCCCGGCGGCGGGAGCCCGCCTGGTGACACCGAACGCGGCGGAGGCGAACGCGCTGTGCCCCGACGAGGGGGACTCCCCGCATCCCCTGGACTCCCTGGCGGCGCACGCCCGCCGCGGCGCGGAACTGGCGGAGCGCTGGGGCGCCGCCGCGGTGGCCGTCACCCTCGGCGAGCGGGGGGTCCTGCTGACCCGGCCCCTGTCCGCGGCGCCCATGCTCGTCCCGTCCCCGTACCG
This DNA window, taken from Streptomyces sp. TN58, encodes the following:
- the rfaE2 gene encoding D-glycero-beta-D-manno-heptose 1-phosphate adenylyltransferase, encoding MTGRAPLVVVGDVLLDRDIRGSASRLAPDAPAPVVDVTDDLARPGGAGLAAVLAARSGREVVLVTALGEDRASHRVREALDDRVRLVELPLDGSLPVKTRVLADGRPLVRIDRGGGEVGAPGPAAARALADAHAVLVADYGRGTAQALRPLLTDCARRVPLVWDPHPRGGPPAAGARLVTPNAAEANALCPDEGDSPHPLDSLAAHARRGAELAERWGAAAVAVTLGERGVLLTRPLSAAPMLVPSPYRAVGDPCGAGDCFAAVAACALADGSLPEEAVQLAVAAAAAFVGSGGACDPALWRPSFAAGPARPAGGDAFATAADVRARGGTVVATGGCFDLLHAGHVGLLDSARRIGDCLIVCVNSDASLRRLKGPGRPLNPLEDRVRVLAALGSVDAVVAFEEDTPETLLGRLRPDVWVKGGDYSADDLPEAGVLRAWGGQAVVLPYLDGRSTTGIADRAARTASNARPGP
- a CDS encoding glycosyltransferase, whose translation is MTPTTARPIRSRHRIRPMSLALVSEHASPLATLGGVDAGGQNVHVACLAGALADRGHRVTVYTRRDSRDLPAVGRLRPGVVVHHVPAGPPEQLPKDELLPHMREFSYHLMYHWQATGPPDLVHSHFWMSGLASLAAARECGLPMLHTYHALGTVKRRHQGAADTSPPARIGCEREVGFGCDRIVATCRDEVTELARMGLPENKADVVPCGVDTERFRPDGPLAERGTAHRHRLLQLGRLVPRKGAAVSIAALAHLPEAELLIAGGPPSDVLDGDPEVRRLRAIAREAGVLDRVRFVGAVPCDQVPALLRSADVVLCPADYEPFGIVPLEAMACGRPVVASAVGGQQDTVADRETGRLVPPGDVLALASATAELLADDTVCQAYGTAGRRRVLTRYAWSQVAAATERSYRSVLAGRLVAAGTT
- a CDS encoding D-sedoheptulose-7-phosphate isomerase, producing MSRTSETTAQQHCQELEAALRRLRGHGLDQLAHWGRRLAAVLPAGGRLLAAGNGGSAAQAQHLTAELVGRYRDERPAYSAIALHAETSTVTAIGNDYGFEQVFARQVAAHGRDGDVLVLLSTSGRSGNLLSAAMTARAAGVEVWALTGAAPNPLAEAVDQALCIDAASTATVQEAHLVAVHLLCESFDAALASSGAAVRRAPRRVATTLRMPR